One genomic window of Quercus robur chromosome 6, dhQueRobu3.1, whole genome shotgun sequence includes the following:
- the LOC126689172 gene encoding acyl carrier protein 1, chloroplastic-like, producing MASVTGTSISMASFKASLAPSSRTSNLKSVSFPISGKSFTTLRMQPARFRISCAAKPETVTKVCEIVKKQLALPDDSAVTGESKFAALGADSLDTVEIVMGLEEEFGISVEEDSAQSIATVQDAADLIEKLIENKGA from the exons atggcCTCTGTTACAGGAACTTCGATTTCCATGGCCTCCTTCAAGGCCAGCTTG GCACCAAGCAGCAGGACCTCTAATCTGAAATCAGTTTCCTTTCCTATTAGTGGGAAAAGCTTCACAACTCTTAGGATGCAGCCAGCACGTTTCCGTATTTCTTGTGCG GCCAAACCAGAGACAGTGACAAAGGTGTGTGAAATTGTGAAGAAGCAGCTAGCTCTACCTGATGATTCCGCAGTCACTGGAGAGTCAAAATTTGCTGCCCTTGGAGCTGATTCTCTTGACACG GTTGAGATTGTGATGGGACTTGAGGAGGAGTTTGGGATCAGTGTGGAAGAAGATAGTGCACAGAGCATTGCCACTGTTCAAGATGCAGCAGATCTGATTGAGAAGCTCATTGAGAATAAGGGTGCTTAA